Proteins co-encoded in one Astyanax mexicanus isolate ESR-SI-001 chromosome 1, AstMex3_surface, whole genome shotgun sequence genomic window:
- the cnga2b gene encoding cyclic nucleotide gated channel subunit alpha 2b encodes MTGQAAVERSLSAHRLSVKSTLEEEQDRAETTISRTQSVCEGDDDTSSELQRVAAIDPQDAVSRNSFRGRGALSRLVNLVVTLREWAHRSLMEEEQRPDSFLERFRGPEARPATGQAANDQQGANGANTKPTFKEMWEKTVMSQSDDVYYYWLFFIALAVLYNWVLLVARACFDDLQTESYILWLVLDYICDVIYIIDSFVRLRTGYLEQGLLVKELSKLRDNYIRTFQFKVDVLSIIPTDLVYIVTGIHMPQLRFNRLLRFSRMFEFFDRTETRTNYPNTFRICNLVLYILVIIHWNACIYYAISKSLGLGSDQWVYDATNRTLTYCYVYCFYWSTLTLTTIGEMPPPVKDEEFVFVVFDFLVGVLIFATIVGNVGSMIANMNATRAEFQARIDAIKHYMHFRKVSRNLETRVIKWFDYLWTNQKAVDEHEVLKNLPDKLRAEIAINVHLETLKKVRIFQDCEAGLLVELVLKLRPQVYSPGDYICRKGDIGKEMYIIKEGQLGVVADDGVTQFALLTAGGCFGEISILNIRGSKMGNRRTANIRSIGYSDLFCLSKDDLMEAVTEYPEAQKVLEERGRDILKKQGLLDESDAAGGLGEMETEERVERLDASLDLLQTRFSRLLGEFTTTQRKLKQRITALERQLCHTGLGLLSDNDMDGENDQVFTHADIHMHAEAHTRTSTDLNTASNSVSRRNSDVEVSRPQPKIGQ; translated from the exons atgaCGGGACAGGCTGCAGTAGAGCGGTCCCTCTCAGCTCACCGCCTCTCGGTCAAGAGCACGCTGGAGGAGGAACAGGACAGGGCAGAGACAACAATAAGcag GACTCAGTCAGTCTGTGAAGGAGATGATGATACATCCTCAGAGCTGCAGCGAGTGGCTGCAATCGACCCCCAGGATGCAGTATCCAGAAACTCTTTCAGGGGCAGGGGGGCACTGTCCAG GCTGGTAAACCTGGTGGTCACTCTGAGGGAATGGGCTCACAGGAGTCTGATGGAGGAGGAACAGCGGCCTGACTCCTTCCTCGAGCGATTCCGTGGCCCTGAGGCTAGACCTGCAACTGGCCAAGCCGCAAATGACCAACAAGGAGCCAATGGAGCCAATACGAAGCCAACCTTCAA GGAGATGTGGGAAAAAACTGTCATGTCCCAATCTGatgatgtttattattattggctGTTCTTCATTGCTTTGGCAGTTCTCTACAACTGGGTCCTTCTGGTTGCCAG AGCATGTTttgatgatctacagactgagaGCTACATCCTATGGCTGGTACTCGATTACATCTGTGATGTCATTTACATAATAGACTCCTTTGTGCGATTAAGGACAG GTTACCTGGAACAGGGGTTGCTGGTGAAAGAGTTGTCCAAGCTGAGAGACAACTACATCCGAACCTTCCAGTTCAAAGTAGATGTTCTCTCCATCATACCAACGGACCTGGTCTACATTGTCACAGGAATCCACATGCCTCAGCTCCGATTTAACCGCCTACTCCGTTTCTCACGCATGTTTGAGTTCTTTGACCGTACTGAGACACGTACCAACTACCCAAACACTTTTCGTATATGCAACCTAGTCCTGTATATCCTGGTCATCATCCACTGGAACGCATGTATCTATTATGCCATTTCCAAGTCACTAGGGCTTGGATCAGATCAGTGGGTGTACGATGCCACTAACAGAACACTCACTTATTGCTACGTCTACTGCTTCTACTGGTCTACCCTAACACTTACTACCATTGGGGAAATGCCTCCACCAGTGAAGGATGAGGAGTTTGTCTTTGTTGTCTTCGATTTTCTGGTTGGTGTGCTGATCTTTGCCACAATTGTTGGTAACGTGGGTTCCATGATTGCTAACATGAATGCCACAAGGGCAGAGTTCCAGGCACGGATTGACGCCATTAAACACTACATGCACTTCCGCAAAGTCAGCCGCAACCTTGAGACACGTGTCATCAAATGGTTTGACTACCTCTGGACCAATCAGAAAGCAGTGGATGAGCATGAGGTTCTGAAGAACCTTCCAGACAAGCTGCGGGCAGAAATTGCTATCAATGTTCATCTGGAAACTCTGAAAAAGGTTCGTATCTTTCAGGACTGTGAAGCCGGACTGTTAGTGGAGCTAGTTCTGAAACTGCGGCCACAGGTGTACAGCCCAGGCGACTACATCTGCAGGAAGGGCGATATTGGGAAGGAAATGTACATCATTAAGGAGGGACAGCTGGGTGTAGTGGCAGATGACGGCGTGACACAGTTTGCACTGCTAACTGCTGGAGGGTGTTTTGGTGAAATTAGCATCCTGAACATTCGGGGTAGCAAGATGGGTAACCGTCGAACCGCCAACATACGTAGCATTGGCTACTCAGATCTGTTCTGCCTCTCGAAGGATGACTTGATGGAGGCTGTGACAGAATATCCAGAAGCTCAGAAGGTTCTGGAAGAGCGTGGGAGAGACATTCTGAAGAAGCAGGGTCTTCTGGATGAAAGTGATGCAGCTGGAGGGCTGGGCGAGATGGAAACAGAGGAGAGGGTGGAACGTCTGGATGCGTCTCTGGATCTACTGCAGACACGCTTTTCCCGGTTGCTTGGGGAGTTCACTACAACACAGCGCAAGCTGAAACAGCGAATTACAGCGCTCGAGCGGCAGCTGTGTCACACTGGACTCGGCCTGCTGTCGGACAATGACATGGACGGAGAAAATGACCAAGTGTTTACACATGCAGACATACACATGCATGCAGAAGCACACACTCGGACTTCTACAGACCTAAACACTGCCTCAAACTCTGTGTCCAGGAGAAACTCAGATGTGGAAGTGTCGCGGCCTCAACCAAAAATAGGGCAATAA